Part of the Plodia interpunctella isolate USDA-ARS_2022_Savannah chromosome 13, ilPloInte3.2, whole genome shotgun sequence genome, GTAAGTATAGTTTTAATGAccatgatttattttcaaatggtGTTACATAATAGTTCACAGTTAGTCAAATTAAGTTACATGTATTTGATGTTAACTTAAAGCATGGCTGAAACCAGATATGTACCCAATCATTTATATACTTTCAATAATTACTCTAAGCATAAGACACCAACTTATTAAGGGTATTAAtctttaaacttaaatattatataatattttccaatttgCAGCCATGTATAATCTCAACAGAAGAGGTGTTTGACTCACGAGAAACTGTTTACATTGTGCTGGAGCTGATGCAGGGTGGAGAATTGTTCGACAGGATCACAAAACGAGGCCATCTCTCTGAGCAACTGACTAGGTTCTACTTCAGGCAGATGGTACTGGCTGTCAAGTATCTACACTCTCAAGGCATCACTCACAGAGACCTTaaggtaaacattttttgattattttagtGGAGGTTACAAGtcagtctttttttttctattgattttgtttacattacaTGATATTACTATTGCCCTTtctattcataaattttatattattgacaacagagccaatttttattttcgctctagaattttataacttatttgAATTGTCATACCAATGAGCAATATTTAACGAATTCTTTCATTTATTCTTAGCCTGAGAATGTGCTATTGGAGAGTAAGGATGAGAAGTCACTGGTCAAAATTACAGATTTTGGCCTAAGCAAGTTTGTAGGTGAAGATAGTTTTATGAAGACAATGTGTGGCACCCCTTTGTATTTAGCGCCTGAAGTACTACAAGCCAATGGACAGAGATGCTATGGATCTCAAGTTGATGTGTGGAGCTTGGgcgtcatattttttgtttggttagtatgtttttaaatatatgatgCCAAAGACTATGCGAAATGGAAAAGAAGGAAAGGAGTCCCTGGGCTGGGACCTTTTGCAGCTCAGGAACACTCAaatatgagagagaaagacaTTATTTCTACTTTATAAGGTGACAATGGAATGTTTACTTTTTAGCCTTGTCGGATATCTGCCATTTTCATCAGAATACAAAGATATGTCTCTGAAAGACCAAATAATGAACGGAAGGCTTCGTTTCTCCCAAGAGCACTGGAAGAGCGTCAGTTTGCAGGCCAAACTACTCATGCGCGGCATGCTCACGGTGCAGGCCGACAGACGACTCACGTTGGACCAGATCCTCAACCATCCATGGATGGAGGTATGTACCGGTTGTATGCTACAAATTAGGTTATAAATTTGTCTATTAAATTTTCAGTTCATGACTTGTTATTTTAGCACATGGCAATTTCTTGGGTAAATAAAGGTGCttgcttttttttaagtgactttaaaatatatatttatttgctattaTTCCAGGATAACGACGTAATTATAAGCGTTGAGAAATTAATATCCCAAAAAACTGACACCAAGATGTTAGATGAGCATTTGATCTCATCAGGTTCCGACGAGAATGCATGTTCAGCCGACAATATCACTGTGATAAGATTGGCGGCCGTCGCCAAACGCGCTTTGAGCGACAGTTTCAACTCGAGCGAGCCCATTGCCAAGAAAATGAGAATGGACACTGAAAACAACAATGACACAAGTTCGACGAACAGCTATTGCTCTCAAGAATGACTTACACAAGTACATAAACATGTAGTTGTTATGTTGTGTTTAATTGCTAcacaattgttatttttattctatttttgattttattatcccACCTACAGTATTGTTGTATCTTGTACCAGTAATTTAACAGTTTCTGAAGTAACTCAATAGTTTGCTAGATCTTCAGATTCGA contains:
- the lok gene encoding ovarian-specific serine/threonine-protein kinase Lok, whose amino-acid sequence is MCDEILTDCENTQTQTQNSQLDWSQPNTPSYIPNIWGRLYPTKTSVKGQYCWKKPNNPEYYDLIQAEFTLGRSLKCSYVMRREIINENIIKNVSKQHFIITRDLSESLNPAIIKDLSYNGTFVNGEKIGKGNSRVLDDNDIISVTHAVMKIFVFKDLLKNEQYQVPKEISQKYYISRTLGQGACGIVKLVYDKKKCSKHAMKIIKKSRLTNGQINHLTDPKKIMNEINIMKALRHPCIISTEEVFDSRETVYIVLELMQGGELFDRITKRGHLSEQLTRFYFRQMVLAVKYLHSQGITHRDLKPENVLLESKDEKSLVKITDFGLSKFVGEDSFMKTMCGTPLYLAPEVLQANGQRCYGSQVDVWSLGVIFFVCLVGYLPFSSEYKDMSLKDQIMNGRLRFSQEHWKSVSLQAKLLMRGMLTVQADRRLTLDQILNHPWMEDNDVIISVEKLISQKTDTKMLDEHLISSGSDENACSADNITVIRLAAVAKRALSDSFNSSEPIAKKMRMDTENNNDTSSTNSYCSQE